The Coraliomargarita parva genomic sequence TTGCCACTGGGCCGGAGGATGAAGCAGTCCGGGTGTCCGAAGGGGTCCCCTTTGGCGGCGAGAAGCTCCTTGCTGATGGCCCGTACGATTTGTTCCAGGCTGGCGAGGCTTTCACCATGCAGGAGAATGCCGTGTCCCAGTCGGTCCTTGCTCAGCGAGCGCTCGAGCACTTCGACCGCACGGCTGTTGCGCAGGATTTCAGGGAGGGCATGGCTTATTTGCATGGATCGGATGGTTCGTTCGTATCAGCGGAAAATGGGAAACTGTTCCGCATGCTGCCGCGGTGATGCGTCAAATCAAACCGATTCTCGAAATCTTGCCGAAGTGGTATTAATTCCGGATTTCCAGAATACGCCGGACGGCTTCTTCGGGCAGGGGGGCAGCGCTGTCGGCCAAATCGAGGAAGCGCTGTAGATGCTCCGGATTTTTCGTGCCCCCGATTGTGGTGCGCACATTGGCATGGTGTCGGGCAAAGCGCATGGACAGTTCGACCAAGTCCTGGCAGCCGAGTTCGGAGGACAATTGCTCCAGCCGCCGGAACTTGTCCTTCAAGCCGTCATCCGCGCCGCTACCGGCTCCCAGATAACCGCCCCCGAACACGGAGCGCAGGGCCAGGGCGGGAAAGTCGGGCCGGGCTTGCAGAAAGTCATGCACGGTTCCGGGGAGTTCATGCTGGATCAGGTTCTCGTAGAAGATGACCCCGTCAAAAAGGCCCTGTTCGAGGGCGGTTCGGGATTCCGGCGCACGGTCTTTCTGTAGATAGAGCAGTGCCTTGCCGATCTTGCCTTCCTGTTTGAAACGTTCCACCAGCTCCCGGCGTTCGTCGTTCTGCATGAAGCCGTCGACAATGCTGGAATCGGCCGGCTGCATGTAGACCAACTGGATCAGGTCGATACAGTCGACGCCCAAGCGGCGCAGGCAATCTTCCACTTCAAAGCGGACGAGGCGCGGTTCGGCGTCGCGTATCTTGATAATCAGGGGAGGACGCTGTGCGGGAGCCTCGTCGAAGGCCATGCGCAGGACCATATAGGTGAAGCCCTTGTTGTAAGTCGGACTGCTGTGAAACCAGACGCCGGCATCCATGGCTTGGCGTGCGACGGCAATGTCGGATTTAAGGTCGAGCGGTTCCTGACCGAGGGACATGGAGCCAAAGGTGAACGGGCTGAGTTCTGGGAATCCGGGCATGATTACAACTTGAGTTTGGCTTCGACCGCCGACCAGATCTCCGCCTCGATCGCATCGATGGTTTGGCGGCCGTCGATAACCAGGAAGCGGTCCGCTTCGGCCTCGGCGAGGTTCAGGTAGCCTTGCCGGACGGCATTGAAGAAGGCCAGCGACTCCCGTTCCATTCGATCGGGCCCTTCGGCCCGTGCGTGGGCCCGGGACAGGCCGGTCTCCGCGTCCAGATCGATCAGGACGGTGAGGTCGGGCTTGGTCGTTCCGACGGCGAACCGGTTGATGCTTGCGACATCGACAGCTGCAAGTTTACGGGCGACGCCCTGATAGACCGTGGTCGAGTCCATGAAGCGGTCGCAGAGCACACACTTGCCGGACATGCGTGCCGGTTCGATTAATTCACGGGTGATTTGGGCTCGGCTCGCGGTGAATAGCAGGAGTTCCGCTTCCGGGCACATGGCCTCGCCGGCCGGGTCATGCTGCAGGAGATGACGGATGGCTTCGCCGAGCGCTGTGCCACCCGGTTCGCGCGTCTGCACGACCTCCTGACCAACGGCTTGCAAGCGCTCCGACAAACGGCGGATCTGGGTGGATTTACCGCAGCCTTCCGTACCTTCGAAGCTGATAAAAAGACCGGCCACCCCTTAGTCTTCCCAGTTGCTGATAAAGGTGGCGATTTCGTCGAGCGAAGGGCTGACTGCGGTGCGGACGTAGAAGCCAGAGGTGGAAACCGCGACAGTGAGGGCTGCCAGCGGGGACATTCCCAACATGCGGGCGGTGACGAAGCCGGAGTTGAAATGGTCGCCGGCACCGGTGGTGATCTTCGGCTTTTGGCAAAGGGGGCCGGCGGCGTAGAAGCTGCCTTCCTCCGTCGCACAGACGGCACACTCCACCGGGTGGATCACTACGGTATCGACCTTCAGTGTCTCGCGGATACGGACGGCCATGGCTTGGAGGTTTTCCGGGTTCTTCTCCAACTTCTCGAAGCCCAGCAGCTCGTCGATTTGCTCGGCTTCACGGTAGTTCAGGCCGAGGATCACTTTGCCGAAGGCCTCAAACTTGCCGAAAATATTCAAGACTGCGTGCAGGTCCTCGCGGGAGCGCTTTTCCGGGTCGGCCAAGTCGAAGAAGAAGATCCGGTTCGGGTTGGGCTTCACATGGGGAAGGAGCCGGTTGAGAAAATCGTTAAAGACGTCGGAGAGGTAGGGGATCATGGTCCAGTTGACCATGGCGATGCAATCGGACTCCCCGAATACCTTGGCCAATTCGTCTGCACCCATGGCGCCGACGATATGCTCGTAGTTGATTTCATCGAGGCTGGCCATCATGCCGAGCATGATCTTGCCGTCTTCAAACTCCGCGGCGTGGGTGATGCCCGGGTCTGTAATCGATATTGCGTTGGTCTTCTCGGCGAATTCCTCGAAAACGGGGTGGATGTATTCCTTGCCCAGTGCCCCCAAGTACGTCACCTCGACGCCCTGTGCATACTGTGCGTTGGCCATGATGGGCCCGTTGCCGCCCAGTTTTTCAACCACCGGCGCGAGCTCGATGTTGGCGCTTTTGCCTGCGGCGGAGCTGATACGCGCCCCGAAATCCGCAATCGTGGGGATGGCTTTGAAATGTTCACCCGGACCGTAACGCTGATCGACGGGATGGACAATCTTGTCCACGAAACCGTCAATACCAACCAGGGCTTTTTTACAGCCGACGGAGGCAGCTTTATCTTTCAGTTCTTTTAGGGTCAGGGTCTTATTATCCATAGCGTAATTATCTAGTCGAGCGCATGATTAAACCTGTTAGCATTACGGGCAAACACTTTTCTAATGAATGTGATACGTAATTTCATTGAGTCTATGCCGCGGTTGCGTGCCTCTTCTTTCCCGGCCGCAGGCAGCTGAGCCCGATTAGTACTGCCTGGCTGATCCAGAAGGCCATGAGCCAGAGGAAGGCCTTGTCCATAAAACCGTAGCTGTGGAGCCCGACACCCAGCATGTTGGTGCCGAACCAGGACCAACTGGTGACGATGTTCCCCGCCACGGCCAGACGCATCAATTGTGCCGTATCGACCATCGTGGTGCGCAGCCCGTGGAGAATAAGGGCATTCCAGAGGACGATCATCAAGGCCCCGTTTTCCTTCGGGTCCCAGCCCCAGAAGCGCCCCCAGGACTGGTCCGCCCAGATTCCACCCAGAATGGTGCCGACAAAGCTGAAGAGCAGGGCGAAGCACAAGACACCGTAGACCATGCGGTGCAGGGTTCCGGAGGTTTCGTTGTCGGGCTGGCCGGGAAGGTGTTGCAGGACGATGTAGAGAATACCCAGAGCGCCCGCCAGGAATGTGGCTGAGTAACCGATCGTGATGGTTGTGACGTGGGTGGAGAGCCAAAAGTTCGAGTCGAGAACAGCCCGCATCATTTCCATGGTGTCGTTTCCGCCGCTTGCGGCCAGGTTGTGTGCGATGATCAGGGTGGTGAATCCTGTGAGGCTGGCGGCGGCGGTGGCGAGGCCGTTACGGAAGACACGCTCGAAGGGAAGGGCCAGTAGGACCGCAGCCCAGCCGACAAAGACGCTGCTTGAATAGAGATTCGTCACCGGCGCATACCCGCTCAGGTAGATGCGTGCGGCCAAGCCTGCCGTATGCAGGATGAGTGAGACCACTGCGATCCCGACGGCGGTCCGTGCGAGGAACGGATTGCCCAGCATCCAGAAGAGCGCGATGGCGATGAAGGATAGAATGTAGAGTTCCAGGCTCCGGTAGAAGGGCTGCCATTGGTTGAAGCGCACTTCGGTCGCACTCCGGGCCTGGGTGCCGGGGAGGCGTGTGCCGATTTCCTGATGGATGCTTGAGAGGGCGCGGTTGAAGCTTTCCGCATCATCCGCACGCCAGGCATCCGCGAGTTGCAGGTAGCCCCTCAAGACGGGGTCCGCTTCGGCCCGGACGGTCGAACCGAGCAGTGCCATGCCGGGGGTGGTCCAATGCTCCATGTCCTCGGCCTTCAAGAGTGGATTCTCGGTGGGGATGAGGAGGAGGCCGCTGCCCCGGTTCTGTTGCCTCAGGAATGCGGCTGCCGCGGCATCATCCCGCGGGGCGGTCTCCTTGTTGCGCTCGATCAAATGGTCGAGCATGGGTTCGAGGGCATGTTGTCCTCCGATCTGTGGGAGAATGCCGTTCTGCAGGCTCTGGTAGCGGATCAGGCTGCGGTGGAGCTTGAGCAGGGCGCTGTGGTAGGGGCTGCGCTCCTGGGCTTCCTCCGGCACCAGCTTGGCCTGTTCGTCAATCTTGCGTAGTTGCGGCTCCAGTACGCTGTAGGATAAATGGGCGGTTTCGGTGTTGGGCTGGCCGAGCAGGTCGAGCAGGTCCGGATTGTCGACCCGGAACATTTTGTACTGGGCGGCGTCCTCCGCCTTGAAGAGAAGGTCGGCCAGTGAGATGAGGGCCGGGATGCGTTTGCCTTCGGCATTGAGTGCGGTTTGCTTCGCCCGGGTCAGCAGCAGGGTGTTCCGGGCCAGGCTGTCGAGCGGTTTCAAACGGCCTCCGTCCAGCAGCGGCAGACGGGCAAAGCTTTTCATGTCATAGGCGGCATAGGCGTCGCCGCCAATCGGCCCGCCGGTCAGGGCTTTGTAGAGGATGGAGCCGGCGGTCAGTGCCAGCAGGCCTGAAAGGACGAGGGCTGGAATGCTGCGGCTCGCGGCGGGACCCCGCTGCGCCTTGGCCGCGGTTGCGGAGGTTTTTCGCCGCCGGGAAAATTTCAAGAGGCCCCAGCAGAACTGCCAGACCATGCCGATGGAGACGAGGGTGCAGGCAAAGTAGGGGCCGAGCCATCCGGGGTTGCGAACCACCTGCAAGCGGGAGGCGCGATCGGCACGTCCCATGGCGTCCTGCCCGAAGCCTGACTGGTAGAAGGTGAGCCCGGCGAAACGCAGCGGATGGTTCATCTTGATCAGGACCTCGCGGGATTCCCCGGTATCGGTATCCTCGATACCGATCAGGCTGGAAAAGTTGTTGGGGATCTCGGTGCCGGGGTAGCGGTCATGCCTGAAGTCGAGGAGCGTCATCCTGAAGGGCAGTGGCTTTTGGGCAAAGCGCAGGCTCAGCCCGTAGTCGCGTCCCTTGTATTGGAATGTCTGGAGGGGCATGCTGGTCTCGAACAGATTGCTGACCAGCCAGGTGCCGAGAACCGTTTCACCATCCCGCAAGCGGATGTACGCGGTGGTGCCGTTACGTTCGTTGCTTTTGTAGGTTGGCTCGAGGGCGCGGACGGTAAAGCCCCGGCTTCCCGCGAGGCCTTTGTCCGCAATGGGGACGTTGTTTCCCATCGCAGGGTTCCCGGGGAGGATTGCCGCGTTCGAATAGTAATGAAGGGTTTCGACGGTAAAGGGCAGATCCGGAGACTGGACGGGAGTTTTGGGGCGTAGAAGTTCGGCCGGAATCGCGACCACAGTGTCCGTGTCCGGGGCAGTCATGTCGATTACCGCCAGTTCATCCGCATGAAAACTCGTGAGGTGACGAACGCTTTGCCCCTCTTCAAACCAGATGTAATCCTCTTCCTGCAGGAGTTGGGTGGCGAGCTGACTGAAGATCAGCAGAAGGATGCCGAAGTGAATGCAGACGATGCCTCCGAGGGACCAGCGGGGCCTAAAATGCCTGAAGTGTGCACAGGCTAGATTCAGGACCAGCAACGGCCCGAGAAGGTAGCCGCCGGGGATGGGCAGGTGCACGACGTGCAGGTACTGTCCCAGTGGCCAGGACTGCGGGTAGCCCCAGGTGGTGAGCAGGCTCTCGAAATATTTCATCTGCGCCCCCCGGACTCCCAGGTCAACCTGGTCAAGGGTCCCGAAGAACACCAGTGCGAGGGAGGCCAGCAGGAGCCAGACAGTTAGACGGAGTGAGGCGAAGTATCTGTAGAGGGCATTCACGGCGTGCGCAGGACGGTCGGGTTACGGAGGCCGATCATTCGGCCAGCGTGCCGTCATGGCAATCGCTACATAAAAAACCTTCGACGTCGCCGCCGGGGTGCTTGAATTCCACGCCGTCCGGATGGAGGGTGCGCAGTTCCTCCGAGGTGGAGCCCTGGGCCAGGATGGAATGGCAGCTGTTGCAGTTGGACATTTCCACGGTGCGGGAACCGTCCTTGGTGCTGTGCATATCGTCGTGGCAGCGGAAGCATCCCGGCCAGTTCATGTGCCCGATGTTGTTCGGGTAGGCGGACCAGTCCGCCTTCATCTTGGGGAAGAAGTTCGCCGCGTAGATGCCCTGTAGCTCCTGGATGCCCGCAGTCAGAAGCTCATCGCCTTCGTAGGCCTCGGTGAGACCGGCTTCGATGGCGGCCAAGGCTTCGGCGCTATCTGCGTATTCACCGGTCAGCAACTCTACGGCGAGGCGCTTGACACCGGACAGCTCGGTGGGGAGTTGGCCGAGGTAGAGGGACTGGTCGACCAGTTCCGAGGGGGGCTTGAATACGTGGGCCGGCCGATTGTGGCAGTCCATGCAGTCCATCTTGTGGATTTCGTAGTCTGCAGGGTTGCCTTCGAAATCCGGGGTGACGTATTCCGCAACGGAGCCGTCGGGATAGGTCACCCGGATCCATGGAATGGTTTGCAGCTGTTCATCCTCCGCAATGAATTCGACCATATTGCTGGCGCTCATGTGCCAGTGGATGCCCTCGGCCGCACCGCGACGGGGATCCGCACCGCCGACATTGAGCGACATTCGTACGGTAAAAGGCGTGTTTTCGTCGTCGGCGAGAAAGTGGGGGTAAGTGCGGTCCAGGTTGCCGGTGAATTTCTCCGGCCAGTGGCAGGCTTCGCAGGTGTCGCGTGCCGGACGCAGGTTATGGACCGGTGTCTCGATTGGGCGGTTGTATTTATCGAGGGCGACGGAATAGACTTGGTAGAGCCCGCTCAGCTTGGATTTGACGTACCATTCCGCTCCTGAGCCGATGTGGCACTCCACGCAGGCGACACGGGCATGGGCACCGGTCTGGTAGGTGGTGTATTCAGGCTCCATGACCGCGTGGCAGACCTCGCCGCAGAACTCCACGGATTCAGTGACATGATAGGTCTTGTAGCTGCCGATGGCCGAGAGAATAAGGAAGATGAAGGTCCCCGCAGTGAAGATGATGAATTTTTTCCGGTCGCTGCGGTTCGCGAGATTGAGCGAGAAGGTCAGCGCCGAAATACCCGATTCATTGCGCAGGATTTGCCGGCGGTGCAGAAACCAGCCCACGAGCATCAAGCCCATGCCGAGGATGAGAAAGGCGGGGGAGGCAATGTAGGTCAGGATACCGAGGTAGGCATTGCTGTGCCCGGCAAAGAGGTCCATCACGAAGAGGAAGATGAATGAGAACGCACTTCCGATCGCGATGACTGCGCCACAGAGGCTGATCCAGTTGTTAAAATAGGACAGGCTTGATTTCCGGCTCATAGGTTCAGGGCCAGTTTGGGTTCAGATAAAAAATGATCCCGCCGTTTCCGGCGGGATTACGAAGCTTACTTTGCAAAAGAGCGAATCAATGGCACCATTGCCTGAATTTCTTCCTCGCTCAATTTTTCGGCATAGGGCGGCATTTTCTTTTTACCGCCGTCGAACACGCCTTCCTTTGTGGTCTTGACGATTTCCTCGTCGGTCATTGAAGCCTGGACGTTGGCATCGGTGTAGTCCTTGATGCCGAGCTTTTGGCCGATTTTGGTCGCACCGCTGCCATCCTCGGCGTGGCATTTCTTGCAGTTGGCTTTCCAGACTGCGGTGGCATCAATCGCTTCGGAGTCTGCCAGCAGGTTGAGGCTGGAGAAGGCGAGGGCGGTCAGGCCCAGAAGGGAAATACGAATAGTTTTCATAGACGACTATAAGGGTTAATGGTTCAGGGGTATCTTTCGCCCTGAATTCTAAGCGAATCCGTACCAGGAAATCAAGCCTGCAAGGCTTAGAAGCGGTACTCGTATTTGGCGCTGAGCATGTGGGCTGAGTAGTCCGAATCACCCGCAGTGGCATCGTCCTCATGGTCGAGGTAGGTGTACTCCAGCATGATCTTCTTGTTGGCTGCGAGCCGCTTGGTCACGCCGAAGCTCAGGCTGTATTCATCCAAGTCATTGCCGTACGGCACCGT encodes the following:
- a CDS encoding c-type cytochrome: MKTIRISLLGLTALAFSSLNLLADSEAIDATAVWKANCKKCHAEDGSGATKIGQKLGIKDYTDANVQASMTDEEIVKTTKEGVFDGGKKKMPPYAEKLSEEEIQAMVPLIRSFAK
- the ccsA gene encoding cytochrome c biogenesis protein, with protein sequence MNALYRYFASLRLTVWLLLASLALVFFGTLDQVDLGVRGAQMKYFESLLTTWGYPQSWPLGQYLHVVHLPIPGGYLLGPLLVLNLACAHFRHFRPRWSLGGIVCIHFGILLLIFSQLATQLLQEEDYIWFEEGQSVRHLTSFHADELAVIDMTAPDTDTVVAIPAELLRPKTPVQSPDLPFTVETLHYYSNAAILPGNPAMGNNVPIADKGLAGSRGFTVRALEPTYKSNERNGTTAYIRLRDGETVLGTWLVSNLFETSMPLQTFQYKGRDYGLSLRFAQKPLPFRMTLLDFRHDRYPGTEIPNNFSSLIGIEDTDTGESREVLIKMNHPLRFAGLTFYQSGFGQDAMGRADRASRLQVVRNPGWLGPYFACTLVSIGMVWQFCWGLLKFSRRRKTSATAAKAQRGPAASRSIPALVLSGLLALTAGSILYKALTGGPIGGDAYAAYDMKSFARLPLLDGGRLKPLDSLARNTLLLTRAKQTALNAEGKRIPALISLADLLFKAEDAAQYKMFRVDNPDLLDLLGQPNTETAHLSYSVLEPQLRKIDEQAKLVPEEAQERSPYHSALLKLHRSLIRYQSLQNGILPQIGGQHALEPMLDHLIERNKETAPRDDAAAAAFLRQQNRGSGLLLIPTENPLLKAEDMEHWTTPGMALLGSTVRAEADPVLRGYLQLADAWRADDAESFNRALSSIHQEIGTRLPGTQARSATEVRFNQWQPFYRSLELYILSFIAIALFWMLGNPFLARTAVGIAVVSLILHTAGLAARIYLSGYAPVTNLYSSSVFVGWAAVLLALPFERVFRNGLATAAASLTGFTTLIIAHNLAASGGNDTMEMMRAVLDSNFWLSTHVTTITIGYSATFLAGALGILYIVLQHLPGQPDNETSGTLHRMVYGVLCFALLFSFVGTILGGIWADQSWGRFWGWDPKENGALMIVLWNALILHGLRTTMVDTAQLMRLAVAGNIVTSWSWFGTNMLGVGLHSYGFMDKAFLWLMAFWISQAVLIGLSCLRPGKKRHATAA
- the tmk gene encoding dTMP kinase, which codes for MAGLFISFEGTEGCGKSTQIRRLSERLQAVGQEVVQTREPGGTALGEAIRHLLQHDPAGEAMCPEAELLLFTASRAQITRELIEPARMSGKCVLCDRFMDSTTVYQGVARKLAAVDVASINRFAVGTTKPDLTVLIDLDAETGLSRAHARAEGPDRMERESLAFFNAVRQGYLNLAEAEADRFLVIDGRQTIDAIEAEIWSAVEAKLKL
- a CDS encoding PfkB family carbohydrate kinase — its product is MDNKTLTLKELKDKAASVGCKKALVGIDGFVDKIVHPVDQRYGPGEHFKAIPTIADFGARISSAAGKSANIELAPVVEKLGGNGPIMANAQYAQGVEVTYLGALGKEYIHPVFEEFAEKTNAISITDPGITHAAEFEDGKIMLGMMASLDEINYEHIVGAMGADELAKVFGESDCIAMVNWTMIPYLSDVFNDFLNRLLPHVKPNPNRIFFFDLADPEKRSREDLHAVLNIFGKFEAFGKVILGLNYREAEQIDELLGFEKLEKNPENLQAMAVRIRETLKVDTVVIHPVECAVCATEEGSFYAAGPLCQKPKITTGAGDHFNSGFVTARMLGMSPLAALTVAVSTSGFYVRTAVSPSLDEIATFISNWED
- a CDS encoding cytochrome c3 family protein — its product is MSRKSSLSYFNNWISLCGAVIAIGSAFSFIFLFVMDLFAGHSNAYLGILTYIASPAFLILGMGLMLVGWFLHRRQILRNESGISALTFSLNLANRSDRKKFIIFTAGTFIFLILSAIGSYKTYHVTESVEFCGEVCHAVMEPEYTTYQTGAHARVACVECHIGSGAEWYVKSKLSGLYQVYSVALDKYNRPIETPVHNLRPARDTCEACHWPEKFTGNLDRTYPHFLADDENTPFTVRMSLNVGGADPRRGAAEGIHWHMSASNMVEFIAEDEQLQTIPWIRVTYPDGSVAEYVTPDFEGNPADYEIHKMDCMDCHNRPAHVFKPPSELVDQSLYLGQLPTELSGVKRLAVELLTGEYADSAEALAAIEAGLTEAYEGDELLTAGIQELQGIYAANFFPKMKADWSAYPNNIGHMNWPGCFRCHDDMHSTKDGSRTVEMSNCNSCHSILAQGSTSEELRTLHPDGVEFKHPGGDVEGFLCSDCHDGTLAE